One genomic region from Geoalkalibacter sp. encodes:
- a CDS encoding substrate-binding domain-containing protein: MRRVRGVCLYLVVVVLALWSLGLGGCQQDQPKTIRLEHREPLPAPRPISEKGRLNLSVGAILTPEQGYVYYQELIAYLADQLSLEITVVDPINYQKLNDMLQAGDVDVAFVCSGPYVEGRERFGLWLLAAPVVNGEPAYYSNLIVPAQSPVRSLADLRGKTFAFTDPHSNTGTLVPRTKLADMGTTPEAFFASFTYTYAHDRSIHAVAERLVDGAAVDSLIWDYMVAGEPDLRERVRVVERYGPFGIPPVVAGPHVAAETREKIRQVLLTLHENPRGKEILQKMHIERFVDIDDSAYDSIRRMHALDSKGTP; the protein is encoded by the coding sequence ATGCGACGAGTGCGCGGGGTCTGTCTTTACCTCGTGGTTGTTGTCCTGGCGCTTTGGAGTCTTGGCCTGGGCGGCTGTCAACAGGATCAGCCCAAAACCATCCGTCTGGAGCATCGGGAGCCATTGCCGGCCCCTCGGCCCATCTCGGAGAAAGGGCGGCTGAATCTGAGCGTCGGCGCTATTCTTACGCCGGAACAGGGGTATGTCTACTATCAGGAATTGATCGCTTATCTCGCCGACCAGCTGTCCCTTGAAATCACCGTCGTTGACCCGATTAATTATCAGAAACTCAATGACATGCTTCAGGCCGGCGACGTGGATGTCGCTTTTGTCTGTTCCGGCCCCTATGTCGAAGGTCGGGAGCGTTTCGGTCTGTGGTTGTTGGCCGCGCCGGTGGTCAATGGGGAGCCGGCGTATTATTCCAATCTGATCGTGCCGGCCCAGAGCCCGGTGCGAAGCCTGGCTGACCTGCGCGGCAAAACCTTTGCCTTTACCGATCCCCATTCCAATACCGGCACCCTGGTGCCCAGGACGAAACTGGCGGACATGGGGACGACGCCCGAAGCGTTTTTCGCCTCTTTCACCTACACCTATGCCCATGATCGCTCCATTCACGCCGTGGCCGAGCGGTTGGTGGACGGCGCCGCGGTGGACAGCTTGATTTGGGATTACATGGTTGCTGGTGAGCCGGATCTGCGCGAAAGGGTGCGCGTGGTCGAGCGCTATGGGCCCTTTGGCATCCCACCGGTGGTCGCTGGTCCCCATGTCGCCGCGGAGACGCGCGAAAAGATTCGCCAAGTGCTTTTGACCCTGCACGAAAATCCGCGCGGGAAAGAGATTTTGCAGAAGATGCACATTGAGCGCTTTGTCGATATTGACGACAGCGCTTATGATTCCATTCGCCGCATGCATGCCCTGGATTCCAAAGGCACTCCCTGA
- a CDS encoding sensor histidine kinase: MPFLKGLRQKFFFAFAGISVFFGVALLLFVKFDYSQQLRSELEKRGISIARHLAVQSIAPILGRDPLTLKLFALQAQKIEDDILYIFFLDPRSGAVLAHTFGAEFPVELLGAHVLPLGREHSIAHLDTEAGLIYDVAVPVGLGGLGQVHVGLSAQPVAAAVDLLTRDILLVTLLLAGAGLVFSLPLSAALVRPLRDLTQAAREVAAGRFDQQLAEQGKDEIGELARSFNDMTRELQTARQILLERNQALVAEVERRQAAEGELAAQLNFLTTLMNELPEPVFYKNTQGLYLGCNRAFEEFFGLTREAIIGHGLHDLYPETEARIHDQVDRELFDNPGSRQYELQVTAANCKERQVLCKKTTFNDRSGDLAGLIGVLIDVTAERQIDQLRRDFVSTTAHEFQTPLTAILGFCELLQMPDYQASDKREEFVAIIQERAGFLSRLVDQFLDLSRIEDGRALTLHLEPCRPEPLIRKLVGNQRSGHQRFDIRFPQDCPAVLADEDRLAQIMDNLISNAVKYSPPQGRITISAAVEEHLLRISVQDQGVGLAQDNLERIFDKFFRADTRETAPAGSGLGLYIVRALVEALGGQISASSQPGQGATLSFTLPLALPAARDQGAGQGC; this comes from the coding sequence ATGCCCTTTCTCAAAGGCCTGCGCCAAAAGTTTTTTTTCGCATTTGCCGGAATCTCGGTTTTCTTCGGCGTGGCGCTGCTGCTTTTCGTTAAATTCGACTATTCCCAACAACTGCGCTCCGAACTGGAGAAACGCGGAATTTCCATCGCCCGCCATCTGGCCGTGCAGAGCATCGCTCCCATTCTCGGCCGCGACCCCCTGACGCTGAAGCTGTTCGCGCTTCAGGCGCAGAAAATCGAAGACGACATCCTCTATATTTTTTTCCTGGATCCGCGCAGCGGTGCGGTGCTGGCCCATACTTTCGGCGCGGAATTTCCCGTTGAACTCCTCGGCGCCCATGTTCTGCCCCTTGGCCGGGAGCACAGCATTGCCCACCTGGATACGGAAGCCGGCCTGATTTACGATGTCGCGGTACCCGTAGGTCTGGGCGGTTTGGGGCAGGTGCATGTGGGCCTCTCGGCACAGCCCGTGGCCGCCGCCGTTGATCTGCTGACGCGCGATATTCTGCTGGTGACCCTGCTTCTTGCCGGGGCCGGCCTGGTGTTCAGCCTGCCCCTTTCGGCGGCGCTGGTGCGGCCCCTGCGCGATCTGACCCAGGCCGCCCGCGAAGTCGCCGCCGGGCGCTTCGACCAGCAGCTTGCCGAGCAGGGGAAAGACGAAATCGGAGAACTGGCGCGCTCCTTCAATGACATGACCCGTGAACTTCAGACGGCTCGGCAGATACTACTGGAGCGCAATCAAGCCCTGGTCGCGGAGGTGGAGCGTCGCCAAGCGGCCGAGGGCGAGCTTGCCGCCCAGCTCAATTTTCTCACCACCCTGATGAACGAGCTGCCCGAGCCGGTTTTCTATAAAAACACCCAAGGCCTCTATCTTGGCTGCAACCGTGCCTTTGAAGAGTTTTTCGGCCTGACCCGCGAAGCCATCATCGGACATGGCCTCCATGACCTCTATCCCGAAACCGAAGCGCGCATTCATGACCAGGTCGACCGCGAGCTTTTCGACAACCCCGGCAGCCGCCAGTACGAGTTGCAAGTGACGGCGGCCAACTGCAAGGAACGCCAGGTCCTGTGCAAAAAAACCACGTTCAACGACCGCTCCGGCGATTTGGCCGGGCTGATCGGCGTTCTGATCGACGTGACCGCCGAACGGCAGATCGACCAGCTGCGCCGGGACTTTGTTTCGACCACGGCGCACGAGTTCCAAACTCCCCTGACGGCGATTCTCGGCTTTTGCGAGCTGCTGCAAATGCCCGACTACCAGGCCTCTGACAAGCGCGAGGAGTTTGTCGCCATCATTCAGGAGCGCGCCGGGTTTCTTTCGCGTCTGGTCGATCAGTTTCTCGACCTCAGTCGCATCGAGGATGGCCGCGCGCTGACGCTGCACCTGGAACCCTGTCGGCCGGAGCCGCTGATCCGCAAACTGGTGGGCAACCAGCGCAGCGGTCATCAGCGCTTCGATATCCGCTTCCCGCAGGACTGCCCGGCCGTGCTGGCCGATGAAGACCGGTTGGCGCAAATCATGGACAACCTCATCAGCAATGCGGTGAAATATTCCCCGCCCCAGGGCCGCATCACCATCAGCGCCGCCGTTGAGGAGCACCTGCTGCGGATTTCGGTGCAGGATCAGGGGGTTGGCCTTGCACAGGACAACCTTGAGCGCATCTTCGACAAATTTTTCCGCGCCGATACCCGCGAAACCGCCCCGGCGGGAAGCGGCCTGGGGCTTTACATCGTGCGTGCCCTGGTTGAAGCTCTCGGTGGCCAAATCAGCGCCTCCAGCCAACCAGGCCAGGGGGCAACCCTCAGCTTCACCCTGCCGCTTGCGCTTCCCGCGGCAAGAGATCAGGGGGCGGGACAGGGGTGCTGA
- the siaD gene encoding biofilm regulation diguanylate cyclase SiaD has protein sequence MKRAERTETELLQHIRAQLADPVHAANPLRADLEALLNLCEAQRVRLERLIRISDGFHDLERSRNLGLIEQYDRQIQRLEKLTRISDRYQKHLRELNQELKQAVLRDPLTEIGNRRYLLESLKAECARVQRKGGGFSLALLDVDHFKTVNDRLGHETGDRVLREIARAIQAGLREYDLCGRWGGEEFLVMLPDTPLDTAVGVAERIRRNVSQIHFEQAGAPLPLTASLGLACHQPGEEYSATLHRADLALLRAKASGRNRVERID, from the coding sequence ATGAAACGCGCGGAGCGCACTGAAACGGAACTGCTCCAGCACATCCGGGCGCAGCTCGCCGATCCCGTTCACGCCGCCAATCCCCTGCGCGCCGATCTCGAAGCGCTCTTAAACCTGTGCGAAGCGCAACGGGTCCGCCTGGAGCGGCTGATCCGCATTTCCGACGGCTTTCACGATTTGGAGCGCAGCCGCAACCTGGGCCTCATCGAGCAGTACGACCGCCAGATTCAGCGGCTGGAAAAGCTCACGCGCATCTCCGACCGCTACCAGAAGCACCTGCGCGAACTCAACCAGGAGCTCAAACAGGCGGTGCTGCGCGATCCCCTCACCGAAATCGGCAACCGCCGCTATCTGCTGGAAAGCCTCAAGGCCGAATGCGCCCGCGTGCAGCGCAAGGGCGGCGGCTTTTCCCTGGCCCTGCTTGACGTGGATCACTTCAAGACGGTCAACGACCGCCTCGGTCACGAAACCGGCGATCGTGTCTTGCGGGAAATCGCCCGGGCGATTCAGGCGGGCCTGCGCGAATATGACCTGTGCGGGCGTTGGGGCGGCGAGGAATTTCTCGTCATGCTGCCCGACACCCCTCTCGACACCGCCGTCGGCGTCGCCGAGCGCATCCGCCGCAACGTGAGCCAAATTCATTTCGAACAGGCCGGAGCGCCCCTGCCCCTGACCGCCAGCCTCGGCCTGGCCTGCCACCAGCCGGGCGAAGAATACTCCGCGACCCTCCACCGCGCCGACCTCGCCCTGCTGCGCGCCAAGGCCTCCGGCCGCAACCGGGTGGAACGTATTGACTGA
- the siaC gene encoding biofilm regulation phosphoprotein SiaC, which translates to MTDLSIPSSQSTPAVEGLWDQGLLRMEGDSYPENSFDFFSTVITWIEGFLTRTQRPLTLELRLIYMNTSSVKALMDIFEMLEEAHRQGRQVQVHWRYDPRNERVVEMAEDFREDCTFAFHIEADEADETRGAH; encoded by the coding sequence ATGACCGACCTCAGCATCCCGAGCAGTCAATCCACCCCCGCCGTCGAGGGCCTGTGGGACCAGGGCCTTCTGCGCATGGAGGGCGACTCCTATCCGGAGAATTCCTTCGATTTCTTCTCCACGGTCATCACCTGGATCGAAGGATTCCTGACCAGAACCCAGCGCCCCCTCACCCTGGAGCTGCGCCTGATCTACATGAACACCAGCTCGGTCAAGGCGCTGATGGACATTTTCGAGATGCTGGAGGAGGCCCACCGCCAGGGTCGCCAGGTACAGGTCCACTGGCGCTACGATCCGCGCAACGAGCGGGTGGTGGAAATGGCCGAGGATTTTCGCGAGGACTGCACCTTTGCCTTTCATATCGAAGCGGATGAAGCCGATGAAACGCGCGGAGCGCACTGA
- the siaB gene encoding biofilm regulation protein kinase SiaB codes for MDHIDLFSLREQLSRHRILLCFNGPISQSLIEEIGNALRNYLQVEQIQPSAAMDVFGVYIELTQNIRQYALARGYDEHAAAATVIVARDELGHYIVQAGNLVDAADGQALLARIEDLAGRDKSELKALYKEQLRRPRATQSGGGAGLGLIDVARKSAQPLCASLTPIDAERAFLSLRAVI; via the coding sequence ATGGACCACATCGATCTTTTCAGCCTGCGCGAGCAGTTGAGCCGCCACCGTATCCTGCTATGCTTCAACGGCCCCATCTCCCAGAGTCTCATCGAGGAGATCGGCAACGCCCTGCGCAATTATCTGCAGGTGGAGCAGATCCAGCCTTCGGCCGCCATGGACGTCTTCGGCGTGTATATCGAGCTGACGCAGAACATTCGCCAATACGCCCTCGCCCGAGGCTACGACGAGCACGCGGCCGCCGCCACGGTGATCGTCGCGCGCGACGAGCTCGGTCACTATATCGTGCAGGCCGGCAACCTGGTGGACGCCGCGGACGGCCAAGCGCTGCTCGCGCGCATCGAGGATCTGGCCGGGCGCGACAAAAGCGAGCTCAAGGCTCTCTACAAGGAGCAGCTGCGACGGCCGCGCGCGACGCAGTCTGGCGGGGGCGCGGGCTTGGGCCTCATCGACGTGGCGCGGAAATCCGCACAGCCCCTGTGCGCCAGCTTGACGCCCATCGACGCAGAGCGCGCCTTTCTCAGCCTGCGCGCCGTCATCTGA
- the siaA gene encoding biofilm regulation protein phosphatase SiaA (SiaB is a threonine kinase acting on SiaC; SiaA is the matching phosphatase.): MATWGLGLRAKSMLALVIACLLVLLPAALVGQRLVDGVRAHFGEAYARNFTLLNRQKILAPVSRDLALSLRLADSEVTRQWLREENDPDKRALFFREAEGYRKDFRGQSYFLISAHSRNYYFNDADKPFSDGPRYVLNPQNPDDGWFFSILETTPHYNINVNPDVQLGTTRVWLNVLVRDGDRLLGLAGTGLDLGEFLEEFITVDEPGVTPIILDEDGAIQAHPDKERIAFGSTAGATAGHNRLAALLPDDSARQALAAAMAQVAQAPGEVRIFRAGLDGREQLLAISHVPELKWYVLTAVDLRAAQVIDESWIWMLAGALVLLLALLLAAFGTAVEKLVLAPLCKLHQAAGAIARGNFDVSLPQETRDEIGDLSRSFGAMAGQVKIHTAELEERVRERTAALEAANREMAAAHQKINDSIDYASLIQRAFLPDRHLAQLLGPHHFVLWRPRDVVGGDFYVFRAQDDQYLIGVVDCAGHGVPGALMTMLARSAMDHAVSRAGLGSPAAILAQTDTTLRAMLQASELPRAIATNMDAGLVAIDRGTRTLRYAGARISLYWSDGEEVGEVKGERRALADRRLGHYRDQEFILAPGRTYYLATDGYLDQAGGDLGYGFGNSRFAELLRAHARLPMHEQALAFERALKDYQGPFPQRDDITILSFRLD; the protein is encoded by the coding sequence ATGGCGACCTGGGGATTGGGCCTGCGGGCCAAATCGATGCTGGCGCTGGTGATTGCCTGTCTACTGGTGCTGCTGCCCGCCGCGCTGGTCGGTCAGCGCCTGGTGGACGGAGTTCGCGCGCATTTCGGCGAGGCCTACGCGCGCAATTTCACCCTGCTCAACCGGCAGAAAATCCTCGCCCCGGTCTCCCGGGATCTGGCCCTGTCCCTGCGTCTGGCCGATTCGGAAGTGACCCGGCAGTGGCTGCGCGAGGAGAATGATCCGGACAAACGCGCCCTGTTCTTCCGCGAGGCCGAAGGCTATCGCAAAGATTTTCGCGGGCAATCCTACTTTCTCATCAGCGCGCACAGCCGCAACTACTACTTCAATGACGCCGACAAACCCTTCAGCGATGGGCCGCGCTACGTCCTAAATCCCCAAAACCCCGACGACGGCTGGTTTTTTTCCATTCTTGAGACAACCCCCCACTACAACATCAACGTCAATCCCGATGTGCAACTGGGCACGACGCGCGTCTGGCTGAACGTGCTGGTGCGCGACGGCGACCGGCTTCTCGGCCTGGCCGGCACCGGCCTTGATCTGGGCGAGTTTCTGGAAGAGTTCATCACCGTCGACGAACCGGGCGTCACCCCCATCATCCTTGATGAAGATGGCGCGATTCAGGCGCATCCCGACAAGGAGCGCATCGCCTTTGGATCCACGGCCGGGGCGACGGCCGGGCACAACCGCCTGGCGGCGCTGCTGCCCGACGACAGCGCGCGTCAAGCCCTGGCGGCGGCCATGGCCCAAGTCGCCCAGGCTCCCGGGGAGGTGCGGATCTTTCGCGCCGGGCTCGACGGCAGGGAGCAATTGCTGGCCATCTCTCATGTGCCCGAACTCAAATGGTACGTGCTCACCGCCGTGGATCTGCGCGCCGCCCAGGTCATCGACGAGAGTTGGATCTGGATGCTGGCCGGGGCCCTGGTGCTGCTCCTCGCCCTGCTGCTGGCGGCCTTCGGCACGGCCGTGGAAAAGCTCGTGCTGGCGCCTCTGTGCAAGCTGCATCAGGCCGCCGGCGCCATCGCCCGCGGCAATTTCGACGTTTCCCTGCCGCAGGAGACGCGCGACGAAATCGGCGATCTCAGCCGCAGCTTCGGCGCCATGGCCGGGCAGGTCAAAATTCATACCGCCGAACTGGAAGAACGGGTGCGCGAGCGCACCGCCGCCCTGGAAGCCGCCAATCGCGAGATGGCGGCGGCGCATCAGAAAATCAACGATTCCATCGACTATGCCAGCCTGATCCAGCGCGCCTTCCTGCCGGATCGTCACCTGGCGCAGCTGCTCGGCCCGCACCATTTCGTGCTCTGGCGGCCGCGCGACGTGGTGGGAGGAGATTTCTACGTGTTTCGCGCGCAGGACGATCAGTACCTGATCGGTGTCGTCGATTGCGCCGGGCACGGTGTTCCCGGCGCGCTGATGACCATGCTGGCGCGCTCCGCCATGGATCATGCCGTCAGCCGGGCGGGCCTCGGCTCCCCGGCGGCGATTCTCGCCCAGACCGACACCACCCTGCGGGCCATGCTGCAGGCGAGCGAACTGCCCCGCGCCATCGCCACCAACATGGATGCCGGCCTGGTCGCGATTGATCGCGGCACGCGCACCTTGCGCTACGCCGGCGCCAGGATTTCCCTCTACTGGAGTGACGGCGAGGAAGTGGGAGAAGTGAAAGGCGAGCGGCGCGCGCTGGCCGACCGGCGCCTGGGACACTACCGCGACCAGGAGTTCATCCTGGCGCCGGGGCGCACCTATTATCTGGCCACCGACGGCTATCTCGACCAGGCGGGCGGCGACCTGGGTTACGGCTTCGGCAACAGCCGCTTCGCCGAGCTGCTGCGCGCCCACGCCCGTCTGCCCATGCACGAACAGGCCCTCGCCTTCGAGCGGGCCTTGAAAGATTATCAGGGGCCATTTCCGCAACGCGACGACATCACGATTCTATCTTTCCGTCTGGACTAG
- a CDS encoding D-alanine--D-alanine ligase family protein, with amino-acid sequence MHIALSFNLKGESALVQDASGEPPAEPPDSPPDDLYAEWDDIHTINAVAEALRSQHQVTLVEADLNAFDAYRRLRPDLVFNIAEGLHGASREAQIPALLDMLGLPYTGSDPLTLGLCLDKRRTKEILAHHRIATPRFVVVSSLNEIPARFSYPAMVKPTLEGSSKGVTDKALVRNRRELVRQVAWVLETYRQPALIEEFLPGREFTVALLGNGADLRVLPIVEINFDSLPAGVNPIYSYEAKWLWDQEDDPLRIFTCPAQLEPLLRRRIEELCKSAFNALGCRDWCRIDVRLDGRGLPQIIELNPLPGILPRPEQNSCFPKAARAAGLSYDQLILAVVDAAAARLNLHQQGGGREGRGLL; translated from the coding sequence ATGCACATCGCGCTTTCCTTCAATCTGAAGGGAGAGTCGGCGCTCGTCCAGGACGCGTCCGGCGAACCTCCCGCGGAACCTCCCGACAGCCCTCCCGACGACCTCTACGCCGAGTGGGACGACATCCACACCATCAATGCGGTGGCCGAGGCGCTGCGTTCGCAACACCAGGTGACCCTGGTGGAAGCCGATCTCAATGCCTTTGACGCCTACCGCCGCCTGCGTCCGGATCTGGTGTTCAACATCGCCGAAGGGCTGCACGGAGCGAGCCGCGAGGCGCAGATTCCCGCCCTTCTCGACATGCTGGGCCTGCCCTACACGGGCAGTGATCCCCTGACCCTGGGGCTGTGCCTCGACAAGCGGCGCACCAAGGAAATTCTCGCCCATCACCGCATCGCCACGCCGCGCTTCGTGGTGGTCTCGTCCCTCAACGAGATTCCCGCGCGCTTCAGCTATCCGGCCATGGTCAAGCCGACCCTGGAAGGGTCGAGCAAGGGCGTGACGGACAAGGCGTTGGTGCGCAACCGCCGCGAGCTGGTGCGCCAGGTGGCGTGGGTACTGGAGACCTACCGCCAGCCGGCCCTCATCGAGGAGTTTCTGCCCGGTCGCGAATTCACCGTGGCCCTGCTCGGCAACGGCGCCGATCTGCGCGTGCTGCCCATCGTCGAGATCAATTTCGACAGCCTGCCCGCCGGGGTCAATCCCATCTACTCCTACGAGGCCAAATGGCTCTGGGATCAAGAAGACGATCCCCTGCGGATCTTCACCTGTCCGGCGCAACTTGAACCCCTGCTGCGCCGCCGGATCGAGGAGCTGTGCAAGAGCGCCTTCAACGCCCTGGGCTGCCGCGACTGGTGCCGCATCGACGTGCGCCTCGATGGGCGCGGCCTGCCGCAGATCATCGAGCTCAACCCCCTGCCCGGCATCCTGCCGCGCCCCGAGCAGAACAGCTGCTTTCCCAAGGCGGCACGCGCCGCCGGACTCTCCTACGACCAGCTGATCCTGGCCGTGGTCGATGCCGCCGCCGCGCGGCTCAATCTGCATCAGCAAGGGGGGGGGCGTGAAGGTCGCGGTCTGCTTTAA